GTCGTAGGTGTTGTGAAAGCGTTGGACACGATCATCGCGACGCCTtcgctcctcctcctcgtgcTCCTTTTGGCGTCGCTCGTTGATTTCGGTAACGGCATTGCGCAGCTTGGAATAGCCCAAATGCTGTTTGCCCATTAAATGATCCTCGATGCGCTGCTGTGCATCGCCAACAATAAGAAAGGCGCCGCATATTTCGCAGACCTTCATTTGCTTTTCGGGTAGCACTTCGTGCGACCAATTGGCCGCCGTTTTGGTATCTGTCTTCGTGTCCGACTTGCTGTCCTCGGACGCATTATTGatgccagctgctgttggcgaTGCGCCGCCGCTAGTTGCTGCAGGTGCAGGTGCGCCTGCTACGGGCACTTCGATCGGTTCATTCGATTCGGTGCCGTCGCTGGCGATGGCATCGCCAATGCTGCCGGCTATATTGGGACTGGCCAGTGGCTGATCGTTGCTTGATATTTCGCCGGCGTTTGTTCCAAGCGTGGGCGTCGGCGTGGGCGTAGTCGATTGCGAAGGCGGCGCCGCACGAAGCTTATGATAGTTTTTGACTTGGGCCTCATACTGCTGCTGCACCGATTCCTTCTCCTCCTTCAGTTCTTCGCAGAGAGCCATCAGATCCTGGGCCTGATCAACATCGCCACGTATGCCCGCCTCCTCGGCCTCGGCGAGCAGCTTATTGATGCGCGCTGTCAGATTGCTCATGTGCTCCTGATGTTTGGCCGCATGCGACATTGTCCCAGACGGATTATCTCGCTGCATCAGCTGCAAGCGCTGTTTGCCCTTCTGTATCTTTCGATCCACATCGTGCAGCATCACATTGCAAAAGCGCAGAAACTCATCCTCCGTATGGCGCTTGCGCTGCGACGGTCGCGCCTCCTCGTACAGGTGTTTCGCCTCGTCATCGTGAATACGCGTGCAAGGACCAAGATCAGCTCGTGTATTGATAAACAGATCGTGCGGACAAAATTTCACATTGTAGAATTGACAAAACTGTGCAAAAGAAAACACATATAATATGTCGTTTATCTTTATAATAAGAACGAAAA
This window of the Drosophila virilis strain 15010-1051.87 chromosome X, Dvir_AGI_RSII-ME, whole genome shotgun sequence genome carries:
- the LOC6633551 gene encoding luc7-like protein 3, which produces MVDAARQMLDELMGRNRNLHPSEAGQAVNWEDPEFCQFYNVKFCPHDLFINTRADLGPCTRIHDDEAKHLYEEARPSQRKRHTEDEFLRFCNVMLHDVDRKIQKGKQRLQLMQRDNPSGTMSHAAKHQEHMSNLTARINKLLAEAEEAGIRGDVDQAQDLMALCEELKEEKESVQQQYEAQVKNYHKLRAAPPSQSTTPTPTPTLGTNAGEISSNDQPLASPNIAGSIGDAIASDGTESNEPIEVPVAGAPAPAATSGGASPTAAGINNASEDSKSDTKTDTKTAANWSHEVLPEKQMKVCEICGAFLIVGDAQQRIEDHLMGKQHLGYSKLRNAVTEINERRQKEHEEEERRRRDDRVQRFHNTYDNRRDQRDYRERSRDYPPNRQSSDRRHHHHKSHHGHSYSRSGSHSSSGSSRSRHNHYRHDSRERHCRSRSRSRY